In one Umezawaea sp. Da 62-37 genomic region, the following are encoded:
- a CDS encoding BTAD domain-containing putative transcriptional regulator: MPTDNHQEPQLRINVLGPVECWFGGERVRLGGLVQERVLVALVLEAGQVLSVAQLVDAVWEEESSPATATHQVRKAVARLRQLIPGGAGILVTETSGYRAGLTSDQSDLRQFTAHLAGARTALANRDEESAADHLERALSLWRGEVLAGEGGQLIRGAGAALLERRTAAVEQLINLRLARGESSELVGELRTHVAAHPLRERPRGLLMLALFRSGRQAEALEEFGRVRSLLADELGIDPGNDLAALHERILRNDPDLVVTAPEPPARHPPGPRSEPESRQRVHSLPNDLTDFIGRKQELEILRQRMDAPPTRGPRVLAIDGMGGAGKTSLAVRAAHAVAERYPDAQLYLDLRGFTPAEQPMSAPAAAEALLRMLSVPTGNLPDEPAARIEFWRATITERSVLLLLDNVSDVAQVRPLLPPDSRSLVLITSRTRLIDLDGAHWISLGTMSNEDSTAMATTVLSDQRTAAEPEAVASLIELCGHLPLALRIALSRLANRPRWPIAYLVDRMSDESRRLDELRSDERGVELTLKISYEGLDAHHRASFRLLGLHPGRDLDVSSAAALFGCSEAEAETTLEVLLDAHLLQQHEFGYYAFHDLVRSFVRQILKSSDHADTADVPNALKSLLDYLVHTSDHVCNMVFNGRMRLPTGLSDPPPVPAQLADHKTARAWLARERATLEAAAVLAHEHGFDRHAAHLTRNVVFELDTIGLYTEFAEITRLSVLSSRRLGDRELLHLSLANSAVANWKLGRFETGMLAASEALDIARDLGDKRGFAKGIGMLGLLTAHTGRFDEALPMLQESISIKRDLGVGRAEAESLVNLSSLYEEWGRYPEAVEAANRAVALDDELHIHGQQIIACASLAQAHLGLHAYEEADEQLGVARTLVEEFGAPAGNGALVFALSALTHHRLGRHELSRQYADMALRSHRGHWTTTRQVEIDNIIGRLRRAQGRHADALAHHRSAYEVASAIGYRIAEARALAGLGEAEKALGRTEAAQEHLRRASEGFADMGVPTEARE; encoded by the coding sequence ATGCCCACCGACAACCATCAGGAGCCCCAGCTCCGGATCAACGTCCTGGGACCGGTGGAGTGCTGGTTCGGCGGTGAACGCGTCCGGTTGGGAGGGCTGGTCCAGGAGCGGGTGCTGGTGGCGCTGGTGCTGGAGGCGGGGCAGGTGCTGAGCGTCGCCCAGCTCGTCGACGCGGTGTGGGAGGAGGAATCCTCCCCCGCCACGGCCACGCACCAGGTGCGCAAGGCGGTGGCCCGCCTGCGGCAGCTCATCCCCGGCGGCGCGGGGATCCTGGTCACCGAGACGTCCGGCTACCGGGCGGGCCTCACGAGCGACCAGTCGGACCTCCGGCAGTTCACGGCGCACCTGGCCGGGGCGAGGACCGCGCTGGCGAACCGGGACGAGGAGTCGGCGGCGGACCACTTGGAGCGGGCGCTTTCGCTGTGGCGGGGCGAGGTGCTGGCGGGTGAGGGCGGGCAGCTGATCAGAGGTGCGGGCGCGGCCCTGCTGGAGCGGCGGACGGCGGCCGTCGAGCAGTTGATCAACCTGCGGCTGGCCCGCGGCGAGAGTTCCGAGCTGGTCGGCGAGTTGCGCACGCATGTGGCCGCGCATCCGTTGCGCGAACGGCCGCGCGGCCTGCTGATGCTCGCCCTGTTCCGGTCCGGGCGGCAGGCCGAGGCTCTGGAGGAGTTCGGCCGGGTGCGCTCGCTGCTGGCCGACGAGCTGGGCATCGATCCCGGCAACGACCTGGCCGCCCTGCACGAGCGGATCCTGCGCAACGACCCCGATCTGGTGGTCACCGCGCCCGAGCCGCCCGCGCGGCACCCGCCGGGACCGCGGTCCGAGCCGGAGTCGCGGCAGCGCGTCCACTCCCTGCCCAACGACCTCACGGACTTCATCGGACGCAAGCAGGAGCTCGAGATCCTCCGGCAGCGGATGGACGCGCCACCGACCCGCGGTCCCCGTGTCCTCGCCATCGACGGGATGGGCGGTGCGGGCAAGACGTCGCTCGCGGTGCGCGCCGCGCACGCCGTGGCCGAGCGCTACCCCGACGCCCAGCTGTACCTGGACCTGCGCGGCTTCACCCCGGCCGAGCAGCCGATGTCCGCACCCGCCGCGGCCGAAGCACTGCTGCGGATGCTGAGCGTCCCGACCGGCAACCTGCCCGACGAACCCGCCGCGCGCATCGAGTTCTGGCGGGCGACGATCACCGAGCGGAGCGTGCTGCTGCTGCTGGACAACGTCTCCGACGTCGCCCAGGTGCGCCCCCTGCTGCCTCCCGACTCCCGGTCCCTGGTGCTGATCACCAGTCGGACCCGGCTGATCGACCTCGACGGCGCACACTGGATCTCGCTGGGCACGATGAGCAACGAAGACAGCACCGCCATGGCCACCACGGTGCTCAGCGACCAGCGCACCGCCGCCGAGCCGGAGGCCGTGGCGAGCCTGATCGAGCTCTGCGGCCACCTGCCCCTGGCCCTGCGGATCGCGTTGAGCAGGTTGGCCAACCGGCCGCGGTGGCCGATCGCCTACCTGGTCGACCGGATGAGCGACGAGTCCCGACGGCTCGACGAGCTTCGCTCGGACGAACGCGGGGTGGAGCTGACGCTCAAGATCTCCTACGAGGGGCTCGACGCCCACCACCGCGCGTCCTTCCGCCTGCTCGGACTGCACCCCGGCCGGGACCTCGACGTCAGCTCCGCCGCCGCGCTGTTCGGCTGCTCGGAGGCCGAGGCGGAGACGACCCTGGAGGTGCTGCTGGACGCGCACCTGCTGCAACAGCACGAGTTCGGCTACTACGCCTTCCACGACCTGGTGCGCAGCTTCGTGCGCCAGATCCTGAAGTCCTCCGACCACGCTGACACCGCGGACGTACCGAACGCGCTCAAGAGCCTGCTCGACTACCTGGTGCACACCAGCGACCACGTGTGCAACATGGTCTTCAACGGCCGCATGCGCCTTCCCACCGGCCTGAGCGATCCTCCTCCCGTCCCGGCGCAGCTGGCGGACCACAAGACCGCGCGGGCGTGGCTGGCGCGGGAGCGGGCGACGCTCGAGGCGGCCGCCGTGCTGGCGCACGAGCACGGCTTCGACCGGCACGCCGCCCACCTCACCCGCAACGTCGTCTTCGAACTCGACACCATCGGTCTGTACACGGAGTTCGCCGAGATCACCCGGCTGTCCGTGCTGTCCTCCCGCAGGCTCGGGGACCGCGAGCTGCTGCACCTGAGCCTGGCCAACTCGGCTGTGGCCAACTGGAAGCTCGGCCGGTTCGAAACCGGGATGTTGGCCGCCTCGGAAGCGCTCGACATCGCCCGCGACCTGGGGGACAAGCGCGGTTTCGCGAAGGGCATCGGGATGCTGGGGCTGCTCACCGCGCACACCGGGCGGTTCGACGAGGCGCTGCCCATGCTGCAGGAGTCGATCAGCATCAAGCGCGACCTCGGCGTGGGCCGGGCGGAGGCGGAGTCCTTGGTGAACCTCAGCTCCCTGTACGAGGAGTGGGGGCGCTACCCCGAGGCGGTGGAGGCCGCGAACCGGGCGGTGGCGCTGGACGACGAGTTGCACATCCACGGGCAGCAGATCATCGCCTGCGCGAGCCTGGCGCAGGCGCACCTCGGCCTGCACGCCTACGAGGAGGCCGACGAGCAGCTGGGCGTCGCCAGGACGCTGGTCGAGGAGTTCGGAGCGCCCGCGGGCAACGGCGCGCTGGTGTTCGCGCTCTCCGCCCTGACCCACCACCGGCTCGGCAGGCACGAGCTGTCACGCCAGTACGCCGACATGGCGCTCCGCAGCCACCGGGGCCACTGGACCACGACCCGCCAGGTCGAGATCGACAACATCATCGGCAGGCTGCGCCGGGCGCAGGGACGCCACGCGGACGCCCTCGCCCACCACCGGAGCGCGTACGAGGTGGCGTCGGCCATCGGCTACCGCATCGCCGAAGCCCGCGCGCTCGCCGGCCTCGGCGAGGCCGAGAAAGCCCTCGGACGCACCGAAGCCGCGCAGGAACACCTGCGGCGCGCGAGCGAGGGTTTCGCGGACATGGGTGTGCCAACGGAGGCTCGCGAGTGA
- a CDS encoding LmbU family transcriptional regulator — MGTKSTPPGHDPGGPRAAGSGGGTAPHARPEPHRSGGTAGQVLFSRVGLRLPETLTYESWARAGLQIARIADSSAWCLGDWLVCGQKEYRDRYRHAIVEAGLDYQTLRNYAWIARRFDLSRRRELLSFQHHAEVASLPDDEQDRWLDEAELNHWSRNQLRENIRRSRMGADDLRPPRDVVLPRVTAPEMQVRLWRAAAEQDGVDLEKWILGALDNAAQAALGEEFDVGGNTDLADQEG, encoded by the coding sequence ATGGGAACCAAGTCGACTCCGCCCGGCCACGACCCCGGTGGGCCGCGAGCCGCGGGGAGCGGCGGTGGAACCGCTCCCCACGCGCGGCCGGAACCGCACCGCTCCGGAGGCACCGCGGGGCAAGTGCTGTTCTCGCGGGTCGGGTTGCGACTCCCGGAGACGCTGACCTATGAGAGCTGGGCGAGGGCGGGACTCCAGATCGCCCGGATCGCGGACTCGAGCGCCTGGTGCCTCGGTGACTGGCTGGTCTGCGGGCAGAAGGAGTACCGCGACCGGTACCGGCACGCCATCGTGGAGGCCGGGCTGGATTACCAGACGCTGCGCAACTACGCCTGGATCGCCCGCAGGTTCGACCTGTCCCGCCGACGTGAGCTGCTCAGCTTCCAGCACCACGCCGAAGTGGCCTCGCTCCCCGACGACGAGCAGGACCGCTGGCTCGACGAGGCGGAGCTGAACCACTGGTCCCGCAACCAGTTGCGCGAGAACATACGGCGGTCCCGGATGGGCGCCGACGACCTCCGGCCTCCCAGGGACGTGGTGCTTCCCAGGGTGACCGCGCCGGAGATGCAGGTCCGGTTGTGGCGGGCGGCGGCCGAGCAGGACGGCGTCGACCTCGAGAAGTGGATCCTGGGGGCACTGGACAACGCGGCCCAAGCCGCACTCGGGGAGGAGTTCGACGTCGGAGGGAACACCGACCTCGCGGACCAGGAAGGATGA
- a CDS encoding BTAD domain-containing putative transcriptional regulator, with protein MNDIQRFVGRQEHNGDPDEDPLRFAVLGPVRAVRGGRTLTASSPQQQAFLAALLLHSGRTSGLSEMVHALWGENPPDAAVSTVRTHAWRWRTLLEPDGRAPRVLLSVGDGYRVVVPEPGLDLDFAEDLARRARQAAADGKLEVADGLLADALSLWQGQPLAGLPGPFAEQQRIRLGELRHAWTEQRLRIALALGHHAVVLPELTLLAAEQPSREHVHELLMQALHAAGRQTEALAVFSRLREALVEAQGIEPGQALKSLHHRILAGEPPVPGMSVFQFGAAAVPRLAPAAAVLVPRQLPPGTVDFTGRQEDIATVVRALTASGRTSPAVVAITGAIGVGKSALALQAAHRVHDAFPDGELYADLGTEEPESTTAGVLDGFLRALGLPADAVPERVSERSKMVSTLLDGRRVLIVLDNVRVAEQIRSLVPGSAGCGVLITGWASPFGVPTTERVFLGVFSPGEALGLLGAVVGPDRVAADREGALALVEACRLLPLAVRLAGAHLAARPGWTFGMLTARLVNDPAGTLRLGFGDRSMLTALRAIGSQLTDDQHRAFLVLACEGPEFGLRAASSMLGVAEREAEDLVESLVDVAVLESPVPGQYCYSHLLWSFARYYGHFHYERPNPTSRIA; from the coding sequence ATGAACGACATCCAGCGTTTTGTCGGACGACAGGAGCACAACGGCGATCCGGACGAGGACCCGCTGCGGTTCGCCGTTCTCGGACCGGTACGGGCGGTGCGCGGTGGCAGGACGCTCACCGCGAGTTCCCCGCAGCAACAGGCTTTCCTGGCCGCGCTGCTCCTCCACTCGGGACGCACGAGCGGGCTGTCCGAAATGGTGCACGCGCTGTGGGGCGAGAACCCGCCCGATGCCGCGGTCTCCACGGTGCGTACCCACGCGTGGCGGTGGCGCACGCTGCTGGAGCCGGATGGCCGGGCGCCCAGAGTGCTGCTGTCGGTCGGTGACGGCTACCGGGTGGTCGTCCCCGAACCGGGGCTGGACCTGGACTTCGCCGAGGACCTCGCGCGCCGGGCCAGGCAGGCCGCGGCCGACGGCAAGCTGGAGGTCGCGGACGGGCTGCTGGCCGACGCCCTGTCGCTGTGGCAGGGGCAACCGCTGGCGGGCCTGCCGGGCCCGTTCGCCGAACAGCAGCGGATCCGCCTCGGTGAGCTGCGGCACGCGTGGACCGAGCAGCGGCTCCGCATCGCGCTCGCCCTGGGGCACCACGCAGTGGTCCTCCCCGAACTGACGCTGCTGGCAGCGGAGCAGCCGTCCCGCGAACACGTTCACGAATTGCTCATGCAGGCGCTGCACGCCGCCGGGCGCCAGACCGAGGCGCTGGCCGTGTTCAGCAGGCTGCGCGAGGCACTGGTCGAGGCGCAAGGCATCGAGCCGGGGCAGGCGCTGAAGTCCCTGCACCACAGGATCCTGGCGGGCGAACCGCCCGTTCCGGGGATGAGCGTCTTCCAGTTCGGGGCCGCGGCGGTGCCCCGGCTCGCCCCCGCGGCCGCGGTCCTAGTGCCCCGGCAGCTGCCCCCAGGGACGGTGGACTTCACCGGCCGCCAGGAGGACATCGCCACCGTGGTGCGCGCTCTGACCGCGTCCGGGCGCACCTCCCCCGCCGTGGTCGCGATCACCGGTGCCATCGGCGTCGGCAAGTCCGCGTTGGCGCTGCAGGCCGCACACCGGGTCCACGACGCGTTCCCGGATGGCGAGCTGTACGCCGACCTCGGCACCGAGGAGCCGGAGTCGACGACCGCCGGTGTGCTCGACGGGTTCCTGCGCGCGCTGGGGCTGCCCGCCGACGCGGTGCCGGAGCGGGTGTCCGAGCGGTCGAAGATGGTGAGCACCCTGCTCGACGGACGGAGGGTCCTCATCGTCCTGGACAACGTGCGCGTCGCCGAGCAGATCCGTTCCCTGGTACCGGGATCGGCGGGGTGTGGGGTGCTGATCACCGGCTGGGCGTCCCCGTTCGGGGTACCGACCACCGAGCGGGTCTTCCTCGGGGTCTTCAGCCCCGGCGAGGCGCTGGGCCTGCTCGGCGCGGTGGTGGGCCCGGACCGCGTCGCCGCCGACCGGGAGGGCGCGCTCGCGCTGGTCGAGGCGTGCAGGTTGCTGCCGCTGGCGGTGCGGCTGGCCGGGGCGCACCTGGCGGCCAGGCCGGGCTGGACCTTCGGCATGCTCACCGCGCGGCTGGTGAACGACCCTGCGGGCACCCTCAGGTTGGGCTTCGGCGACCGGTCCATGCTCACCGCTCTCCGCGCGATCGGGTCCCAGCTCACCGACGACCAGCACCGGGCGTTCCTGGTCTTGGCCTGCGAGGGGCCCGAGTTCGGGTTGCGCGCGGCCAGCTCGATGCTGGGTGTCGCCGAGCGGGAGGCGGAGGACCTGGTGGAGTCGCTGGTCGACGTGGCCGTGCTGGAGTCGCCCGTACCGGGTCAGTACTGCTACTCGCACCTGCTGTGGTCGTTCGCCCGGTACTACGGGCACTTCCACTACGAACGGCCCAACCCGACCTCCCGGATCGCGTGA
- a CDS encoding class I SAM-dependent methyltransferase — MSLDTSMSNAFYDPEMYSLKIGYAPRFDRIYADELAAVPAGSTVLELGCGTGDVLLPLARGGARVIGVDSSADMLAHFERLLRDEPDEVSDRVTLIRETLPDVPSTGPVDAVILPNDIVSHLVDDAAVDRLFANIHSVLAPDGLLVLDIAEFDVVELGSIAAAPHGLTRPHGFFPYTGDRHLRVEEHVAYDRAASVLDSVMRYEVLEADATVGSVRYRKLRMHPRLAREITLSLRLAGFEVTAVEGIGHLLGKEPGGLEDVLIRARPAHPTSTDPHPGGI, encoded by the coding sequence GTGAGTCTGGACACGAGCATGTCGAACGCCTTCTACGACCCGGAAATGTATTCCCTGAAAATCGGCTACGCCCCGCGTTTCGACCGGATCTACGCGGACGAACTGGCCGCCGTGCCCGCCGGGTCCACCGTTCTGGAACTCGGCTGCGGCACCGGCGACGTCCTGCTGCCGCTGGCCCGTGGCGGGGCACGGGTCATCGGTGTCGACAGCTCAGCGGACATGCTCGCCCACTTCGAACGCCTGCTCCGCGACGAACCCGACGAGGTCTCCGACCGCGTGACGCTGATCCGGGAGACCCTGCCCGACGTGCCGTCCACGGGCCCGGTGGACGCGGTCATCCTGCCGAACGACATCGTCTCGCACCTGGTCGACGACGCGGCCGTGGACCGGCTGTTCGCCAACATCCACTCCGTCCTCGCTCCCGACGGCCTCCTGGTGCTGGACATCGCCGAGTTCGACGTCGTCGAGCTCGGGTCGATCGCCGCCGCCCCGCACGGCCTCACCCGCCCCCACGGCTTCTTCCCCTACACCGGCGACCGGCACCTCCGCGTCGAGGAGCACGTCGCGTACGACCGCGCCGCGAGCGTGCTCGACAGCGTGATGCGGTACGAGGTGCTGGAGGCGGACGCGACGGTCGGGTCGGTCCGGTACCGGAAGCTGCGGATGCACCCGCGGCTCGCCCGCGAGATCACCCTGTCGCTCCGGCTCGCGGGCTTCGAGGTCACCGCGGTCGAGGGCATCGGCCACCTGCTCGGCAAGGAGCCCGGAGGGCTCGAGGACGTCCTGATCAGGGCGAGACCCGCCCACCCGACGTCGACCGATCCGCATCCGGGAGGGATCTGA
- a CDS encoding PIG-L family deacetylase: MDTYDTVLVIAPHADDEVLGCGGLLADLATAGSRVHVLYLSVDGMSHYGLTTPVTYEARVAEIDRVAKLLDFEYTIAYGDRQLNERLDTLPKRELVDLFQEHLDRQRPDLLLLPSGDDYDQDHVATFSAAFAAARPIGRSFGKWLVPHVMSYEMSKLQWANKPLALCTAFHDISDHLDTKLAALREYASQHRPAPHIRSEESVSALAVLRGAEIGVRYAEAFEVHRTLL; the protein is encoded by the coding sequence ATGGACACCTACGACACCGTGCTGGTCATCGCGCCGCACGCCGACGACGAAGTGCTCGGCTGCGGCGGGCTGCTGGCGGACCTCGCCACCGCGGGGAGCCGGGTGCACGTGCTGTACCTGTCCGTCGACGGCATGAGCCACTACGGGCTGACGACCCCGGTCACCTACGAGGCGCGGGTCGCCGAGATCGACCGGGTCGCCAAGCTACTCGACTTCGAGTACACGATCGCCTACGGCGACCGGCAGCTCAACGAGCGGCTCGACACCCTCCCCAAGCGGGAGCTGGTCGACCTGTTCCAGGAGCACCTCGACCGGCAGCGCCCCGACCTCCTGCTGCTGCCCAGCGGCGACGACTACGACCAGGACCACGTGGCGACGTTCTCCGCCGCGTTCGCCGCCGCCCGGCCCATCGGCCGCTCCTTCGGCAAGTGGCTCGTGCCGCACGTCATGAGCTACGAGATGTCCAAACTGCAATGGGCCAACAAGCCGCTCGCCCTGTGCACAGCTTTCCACGACATCAGCGATCACCTGGACACCAAGCTGGCCGCGTTGCGCGAATACGCCAGCCAGCACCGGCCGGCCCCCCACATCCGCAGCGAGGAATCGGTATCGGCTCTCGCCGTCCTGCGCGGCGCCGAAATCGGGGTTCGGTACGCCGAAGCGTTCGAAGTCCACCGGACCCTCCTTTAG
- a CDS encoding nucleotide sugar dehydrogenase — protein sequence METAQNDRVVVVGLGYVGIRIAHEAVMAGLSVRGYDTAGDRVDLLNSGRSYVDDLSDFDIDVMRSLGFEASSEPEVLAGATAVVVCVPTPLRADRTPDLAAVRAAARSIAPFLRADMLVSLESTTYPGTTEEVFRPLLETTGLTAGEDFSLVYSPERIDPGNREFGLRNTPKIIGGLTPQCAEHAARIYGKIVDRTVFTAGPREAEMAKLLENTYRNVNIALVNELAMSCDALGIDVWDVVSAAATKPFGFESFRPGPGVGGHCIPVDPRYLTHWARASGRRLSIVEAADEVNTGMPDYLARRLERSLREHDLPVEGTSVLLLGVTYKADIADTRETPAAPLVRSLRERGIRPHFHDPHLAEWSVDGIPVAPADLGEDLSTMDVVVLLQPHVEYDVDDICARSRLVFDAHGVTRSPNAVAL from the coding sequence GTGGAAACCGCACAGAACGACCGCGTCGTCGTGGTCGGCCTTGGCTACGTCGGTATTCGCATAGCGCACGAAGCGGTCATGGCCGGATTGTCCGTCCGCGGTTACGACACGGCCGGCGATCGGGTCGACCTGCTGAACTCCGGACGCTCCTACGTCGACGACCTGAGCGATTTCGACATCGACGTCATGCGGAGCCTGGGGTTCGAGGCGAGCTCGGAGCCGGAGGTGCTGGCCGGGGCCACGGCCGTGGTCGTCTGCGTGCCCACGCCCCTGCGCGCCGACCGCACGCCCGACCTGGCCGCGGTCCGCGCCGCGGCCCGCTCCATCGCGCCTTTCCTGCGCGCCGACATGCTCGTCTCGCTGGAGTCGACGACCTACCCGGGGACCACCGAGGAGGTCTTCCGGCCGCTGCTGGAGACCACCGGTCTCACCGCCGGTGAGGACTTCTCGCTGGTGTACTCGCCGGAGCGGATCGACCCCGGCAACCGGGAGTTCGGGCTGCGCAACACCCCGAAGATCATCGGCGGGCTCACCCCCCAGTGCGCGGAACACGCGGCGCGGATCTACGGCAAGATCGTCGACCGCACGGTGTTCACCGCGGGCCCCCGCGAGGCGGAGATGGCCAAGCTGCTGGAGAACACCTACCGCAACGTGAACATCGCGCTGGTCAACGAACTGGCGATGAGCTGCGACGCGCTGGGGATCGACGTCTGGGACGTGGTCTCGGCCGCCGCCACGAAACCGTTCGGCTTCGAGAGCTTCCGCCCCGGCCCCGGCGTGGGAGGGCACTGCATCCCCGTCGACCCGCGCTACCTCACGCACTGGGCACGTGCCTCGGGCAGGCGGCTGAGCATCGTGGAGGCCGCCGACGAGGTGAACACCGGGATGCCCGACTACCTGGCGCGTCGGCTGGAGCGCTCGCTGCGCGAGCACGACCTCCCGGTCGAGGGGACGTCGGTGCTGCTGCTGGGCGTGACCTACAAGGCCGACATCGCGGACACCCGCGAGACCCCCGCCGCACCACTGGTCCGGAGCCTGCGGGAGCGCGGGATCCGCCCGCACTTCCACGACCCGCACCTGGCGGAGTGGTCCGTCGACGGCATCCCGGTCGCGCCCGCAGACCTCGGGGAAGACCTGTCCACGATGGACGTCGTCGTGCTGCTGCAACCCCACGTGGAGTACGACGTGGACGACATCTGCGCCCGGTCGCGCCTGGTGTTCGACGCGCACGGCGTCACCAGGTCCCCGAACGCGGTCGCGCTGTGA
- a CDS encoding glycosyltransferase: MTGTRREPIAVSVVIPAHNRATALRNGLRSLRTQSLPRGDFEVVVVDDGSEPPLSGEIAEFVDGGHVRVIRHDSARGAGAARNTGAAAARGELLVFLDVDCLCHPDLLSAHVEAQAGGPVAVCGFSSGREITPAAWRLALGEDWDFTDAEATFARATGTPALHDPLTELLADPRPADWAFFWTLNVGVPKSAFDLVGGFNRDFEVKGCEDLELGYRLAKAGFPTVFAPKAITIHQPHERDRNTEIARDRRNEHVLVRAYPSVEVEAVCSYDIANSRDLVPAIERFAAGLVTRASDCAHLGRLPQLVDRVAAGGPVLLVGAPTGWPPDLPAPEAVCFPRDVDDVGQRQHLRLLGTRLPVEDKHFELGVLTDYWRQFPERTVSRILAEMHRTCRDVLVLTGVSRTPAERPDQDLAAALAAHDHPYWEFTVRLRRELHQFDLAEWERGALGTSAFRCPPIDWPTTELGATASP, translated from the coding sequence GTGACCGGGACGCGGCGGGAACCGATCGCCGTCTCCGTGGTCATCCCCGCGCACAACAGGGCGACCGCGCTGCGCAACGGGCTGCGCAGCCTGCGGACGCAGTCGTTGCCCCGCGGCGACTTCGAGGTCGTCGTCGTCGACGACGGGTCCGAACCACCCCTGTCCGGGGAGATCGCCGAATTCGTCGACGGCGGGCACGTGCGGGTGATCCGCCACGACTCGGCGCGGGGCGCGGGCGCCGCGCGCAACACCGGCGCGGCGGCGGCACGAGGGGAACTGCTCGTGTTCCTCGACGTCGACTGCCTGTGCCACCCGGACCTGCTCAGCGCGCACGTCGAGGCGCAGGCGGGCGGCCCGGTCGCGGTCTGCGGCTTCTCCAGCGGCCGGGAGATCACGCCCGCCGCGTGGCGGCTGGCCCTGGGCGAGGACTGGGACTTCACCGACGCCGAGGCGACGTTCGCCCGTGCCACCGGGACCCCGGCGCTGCACGACCCGCTCACCGAGCTGCTCGCCGACCCGCGCCCCGCCGACTGGGCGTTCTTCTGGACCCTCAACGTCGGCGTGCCGAAGTCTGCCTTCGACCTTGTCGGGGGCTTCAACCGCGACTTCGAGGTCAAGGGGTGCGAGGACCTCGAACTGGGCTACCGGCTGGCGAAGGCCGGGTTCCCGACCGTGTTCGCCCCGAAGGCGATCACGATCCACCAGCCGCACGAGCGCGACCGCAACACCGAGATCGCCAGGGACCGCCGCAACGAGCACGTCCTGGTCCGCGCGTACCCCAGCGTCGAGGTGGAGGCGGTGTGCAGCTACGACATCGCGAACTCCCGCGACCTGGTGCCCGCGATCGAGCGGTTCGCCGCGGGCCTGGTGACCAGGGCGTCGGACTGCGCGCACCTGGGCCGCCTGCCCCAGCTGGTCGACCGGGTCGCGGCAGGCGGGCCGGTGCTCCTGGTGGGTGCCCCGACGGGGTGGCCGCCGGACCTCCCCGCGCCGGAGGCGGTGTGCTTCCCGCGGGACGTCGACGACGTCGGCCAGCGGCAGCACCTGCGACTGCTCGGAACCCGGCTCCCGGTGGAGGACAAGCACTTCGAGCTCGGCGTGCTCACCGACTACTGGCGGCAGTTCCCGGAGCGCACGGTCAGCCGGATCCTGGCCGAGATGCACCGGACCTGCCGGGACGTCCTGGTCCTGACCGGGGTCAGCCGCACACCGGCCGAGCGGCCGGACCAGGACCTCGCCGCGGCGCTGGCCGCCCACGACCACCCCTACTGGGAGTTCACCGTGCGCCTGCGCCGGGAGCTGCACCAGTTCGACCTGGCCGAGTGGGAACGCGGCGCCCTGGGGACCTCGGCGTTCCGCTGCCCACCGATCGACTGGCCGACCACCGAACTCGGCGCGACGGCGTCCCCGTGA
- a CDS encoding NAD-dependent epimerase/dehydratase family protein, with translation MRTLVTGGAGFIGSHLTEHLLRAGDEVVVLDDLSTGREANLDAMSDHPGLRLVVGSVCDREIVDRCVRGVDRVFHAAASVGVLKILEKPLQSLRTNVHGTEIVLQAALEHGVPILITSTSEVYGKNSRIGLREDDDRVLGSPLKSRWSYAEAKAVAESMTHGYTTEHGLTAVIVRLFNTVGPRQAGQYGMVVPRFVEQALAGRPLTVYGDGHQIRCFCHVLDVVPAMVALLEDERAHGDVFNLGGTEQVSIGGLAERVIAVTGSTSDIVHLSYEQAYGEGFEDMRRRVPDSTKALERVGFRPRRDLDDVIAAVAAHSKQRREVEHA, from the coding sequence ATGCGAACCCTGGTGACCGGAGGCGCGGGCTTCATCGGCTCCCACCTGACCGAACACCTGCTGCGAGCGGGCGACGAGGTCGTCGTCCTCGACGACCTGAGCACCGGTCGCGAGGCCAACCTCGACGCCATGTCGGACCACCCCGGCCTGCGACTCGTCGTCGGCTCGGTGTGCGACCGGGAGATCGTGGACCGGTGCGTGCGCGGGGTGGACCGCGTCTTCCACGCCGCCGCGTCGGTGGGTGTGCTCAAGATCCTCGAGAAGCCGTTGCAAAGCTTGCGCACCAACGTGCACGGGACCGAGATCGTGCTCCAGGCCGCACTGGAGCACGGGGTGCCGATCCTGATCACCTCCACCAGCGAGGTCTACGGCAAGAACAGCAGGATCGGCCTGCGCGAGGACGACGACCGCGTGCTGGGCTCCCCGCTCAAGAGCCGCTGGTCCTACGCCGAGGCCAAGGCGGTCGCCGAGTCGATGACCCACGGCTACACCACCGAGCACGGGCTGACCGCGGTCATCGTCAGGCTGTTCAACACGGTGGGCCCGCGACAGGCTGGGCAGTACGGCATGGTCGTGCCCCGCTTCGTCGAGCAGGCGCTCGCCGGGCGACCGCTCACCGTCTACGGCGACGGGCACCAGATCCGCTGCTTCTGCCACGTGCTGGACGTCGTGCCCGCCATGGTGGCGCTGCTGGAGGACGAGCGGGCGCACGGGGACGTCTTCAACCTCGGCGGCACCGAACAGGTGAGCATCGGAGGGCTGGCCGAGCGCGTCATCGCCGTCACCGGCTCGACGAGCGACATCGTCCACCTGAGCTACGAACAAGCCTACGGCGAGGGGTTCGAGGACATGCGCCGCCGAGTCCCTGACTCCACCAAAGCGCTGGAGCGGGTGGGTTTCCGCCCACGACGCGATCTGGACGACGTCATCGCCGCCGTCGCCGCCCACTCGAAACAACGCCGGGAGGTCGAGCATGCCTGA